The Tripterygium wilfordii isolate XIE 37 chromosome 1, ASM1340144v1, whole genome shotgun sequence sequence GCTTGAAGATATAGACTAacttacctcaggaggataaGTAAACAAGATTGCGTTCTTTTCCTTTGTGTAGATTATCAACTGCAATAATCCGTTGAAAATTACATATGTATGACAGTCAAGGACCAAACACACTTCCAATGTAAAGACTAATTATATCCAGTCAAAAGGACGCATCCACGAATGCATCAAGAACAGagaagacaaaacaaaacattacTATTAAATCAATTCTTTAGATCATTCAGCCCCAACAAATATTGAGGCTTCAGCTATTCCCCACAATATTTTGATTATGCCCACTCTTATCATATGCATGTAAGATATAGACCCCACTTTATCATATTAGCGAACGAAGAAATAACATAgagtaataacatatatatggaCTGTTTAGAGAACAGTGATCATAGAActagacacaaaaaaaaaatgtacattaAACATACAGATGCAACAACAAAGGTGCAAACAAATCAATAACATCATGTATGTGATGTTGCCAACATAGGGTATACAATTACAATAAGGCACCAACTTGCACTTGTTTGAATTCATTAGCATGCATATGCAAGCACATAAAGGGAGTGCGCCAAGAGAACTGATCAAAGAACTATATATGTAAAATAAGTACTATGCAAACTTACTAGTACACTACCAAGAGTGAGATTTCATAAACATTATGTAAATAATCATACAGGCTGCCTGCACGagatttttaaataataattgcATAAAGCAACAGTCACAATTAGACTTAAGAAAACTGCAAAAAAAGGAGGGAAGCCAAAATAAGGTCCACAAGTCACCATGGCAGAACTTAACAAATTACAGCTttacatataaaaatattaagagcAGTTGCACAATTTTCTTCACTTGAAGGAAAAGTTCGACAGGAAAATGTGGATACGAGGGATAACTTTTCAATTTGCAGACAGGTTGCTAGCAGAGATTACCAATTGATACCAAAtgacaaaaacagaaaacaaaaaatgagtTTGAATTATAACATAACCAACCACAGCAACAAGCAGTAAGAGCTGAACCGAGCAACTAAGTGAACAAAGTACTACTACTATGTAGTAGCCAAAACAACACAACAGATACGATGCAGGCTCATTGAACGACAAATGTCTAACAGCGTAATGAAAAATGTGTTACAccataaacaaagaaaagtaTATTTGACAAATTACAATGTAAACAAGATTGCATCTTTTCCTTTGTGTATATTATAAACTGCAATAATCTGTTGAACGCTACATAGGCGAAAGCCAAGGACCAAAAATACTAGCAATGTAAAGACTAATTACAACCAGTGAAAAGGATGCATCCACGAATGCATCAAgaatagagaaaacaaaacaaaacattacTATTAAATCAATTCTTTAGATCATTCAGTTCCAACATATATTAAGGCTTCAGCTATTCTTCACTATATTTTGATTATGCCCACTCTATTATATGTATGTAAGATATAAACCCCAGCAAGATGtcgaaaattcacaaaacatgttagcaggaaaaaaaaataccatcatTTACACAACAATCAAGTACAATGCAATCAtatcaagaaaaatatttttttaaaacgcaaaataataaaaaaggatATAATGTGATGCAACCAATAAGAAAGTCCTTGTTCTCAGGGAACTTCTTCTTGTAAAACTGGGCAAAAAGAGCAATAACAATGATAACCAGCCCCAGCACCAGTCTTATATTGCTCATCCTAACATCCTCCACAAATCCACGGGTTGTAACAACCTTCGAAGTTCAAATTAAATGGGAAAAAATAATCAATTCAATGCAAAGTAATAATTAAAAACAAGATATCAACGGATTGAAATTCAAGCGAGCAGAAAATTAGGGTTTACCTCGGAGACGGATTCATCGAGGATGTTCTTGATGGAGTGGTGATCAAGGAGATTGACCTTCTTAGGGTTTTTGGCGGCCATATCTGATTTCTATCTTATAGTTAGGTACGTGAATTTGGGTGTCTGAATTGAGAGCACGGTATTTCTGTGAGAGAAATGAACAAGTTAGTCAAGACTCAAAATCAAGATTTTACATAAAATAGGAAGAGACTGTAAAATCAGAATTGTAAAATAGTAttgtaaaatcataaaattttaaGTATTCTGTAGAATTAAGTATAGTTAAGAATAATATAATGCGGAAACAATAAGGGAATCGAAAAATAATCCCACAAGGTATGTATTGAAACCAAATTTGGCTTTAACATTAAACTTATTCAAATAACAGAAATATCGACTAAATGAACATGAAATAGATACAAAGCAGTCAAAATAATCTAATACGATGTAATACTAGCACAAGGTGTGAGGTCCAGCCCCCTCCAAAAAATTAAGCAAATAATCACATAACTTTAAAAAATATGATCCCTTCAAAGAAAAGATTTAATGCGTTCTCTACTTCAGCTTCAGGTATCCTTCATCATCTTTTTTTCCCGGTTTTTCAAGCTCATCATACTTAACAACAAAATCTGATATATTGAATAAAACAAATGTTCaacaatttgaacaattttcacGAATATTTTTCTAATCAAACAAGGAAGAATCATAAGAAGCAAAGACGCAGCGTGAATCGGAGGTGAATGATAATCGATGAATAATAAGGAATAAAGCACAAATATCTCCGTACCAAAAGCAGATGCAGGATCGTATTGACGCGATTTCTGCTTCTATTGATGTGGTTTCGAACCGCAACAGTCGAAGTCCAAGAAGAAGGAGATTCAATTCGATTTATTCGAGTATTGATGCTGTTTCTGAATTCTGCTTCGAAGCTCCGTCTTCTCCTCTTGTTCTCGCCGTCTCGGTAGGTAGTGCGCAGCGCAGTAACCGATACTGTCACTTACCGAAGCCGAAAGAGGAAGgcccttttaaaaaaaaggccCACTAACTTGGCCCATTGTTTCTTGTCCATATCTTGCTTTATTATATCCATTCCACTACAATTTCCCTATTTTTTGACATCTAAAATGGTAAAATGTGATTCTACGAGTTCCCTATTTGTTTCACGGGAAAACATGTGTATTGAaaaagtttttttaatttttgatgtttGGGCCCACAAAATTAGATGAGTCAAAGGAAAACTAAATATTGGTCAACTTAAAACTTATGCTATAAcagtcacataaaaaaaaaaaaaaaacaaaacttagGCTATAACAAAGAAAA is a genomic window containing:
- the LOC119998385 gene encoding probable signal peptidase complex subunit 2, whose translation is MAAKNPKKVNLLDHHSIKNILDESVSEVVTTRGFVEDVRMSNIRLVLGLVIIVIALFAQFYKKKFPENKDFLIGCITLYVIFNGLLQLIIYTKEKNAILFTYPPEGSFTSTGLVVSSKLPRFSDLYTITIATSDPKSISAGKPVELTKSVTQWFTKDGILVEGLFWKDVDALIDEYAGEAKKKK